From the Pongo pygmaeus isolate AG05252 chromosome X, NHGRI_mPonPyg2-v2.0_pri, whole genome shotgun sequence genome, one window contains:
- the LOC129025982 gene encoding granulocyte-macrophage colony-stimulating factor receptor subunit alpha isoform X1 has product MLLLVTSLLLCELPHPAFLLIPEKSDPPTVVPASSLNVRFDSRTMNLSWDCQENTTFSRCFLTDKKNRVVEPRLNNNECSCTFREICLHGGVTFEVHVNTSQRGFQQKLLYLNSGREGTAAQNFSCFIYNVDFMNCTWARGPTAPRDVQYFLYIQNSKRRREIRCPYYMQDSGTHVGCHLDNLSGLTSRNYFLVNGTSREIGIQFFDSLLDTKKIERFNPPGNVTVRCNMTHCLVQWKQPRTYQKLSYLDFQYQLDVHRKNTQPGTENLLIDVSGDLENRYNFPSAEPRAKHNVKIRAADVRILNWSSWSEAAEFDANLCVSLGSDDRNLSSVYIYVLLIVGTLVCGIVLGFLFKRFLRIQRLFPPVPQIKDKLNDNHEVEDEIIWEEFTPEEGKGYREEVLTVKEIT; this is encoded by the exons ATGCTTCTCCTGGTGACAAGccttctgctctgtgagttgCCACACCCAGCATTCCTCCTGATCCCAGAGAAATCGG ATCCACCAACAGTGGTACCAGCCTCTAGTCTCAATGTGAGGTTTGACTCCAGGACGATGAATTTAAGCTGGGACTGCCAAGAAAACACAACCTTCAGCAGGTGTTTCTTAACTGACAAGAAGAACAGAGTCGTGGAACCCAGG CTCAATAACAATGAATGTTCGTGCACATTTCGTGAAATTTGTCTGCATGGAGGAGTCACTTTTGAGGTTCACGTGAATACTAGCCAAAGAGGATTTCAGCAAAAACTGCTTTATCTAAATTCAG GAAGGGAGGGTACCGCTGCTCAGAATTTCTCCTGTTTCATCTACAATGTGGATTTCATGAACTGTACCTGGGCGAGGGGTCCGACGGCCCCCCGTGACGTCCAGTATTTTTTGTACATACAAAACTCAAA gagaaggagggagatCCGGTGTCCTTATTACATGCAAGACTCGGGAACCCATGTGGGATGTCACCTGGATAACCTGTCAGGATTAACGTCTCGCAATTACTTCCTGGTTAATGGAACCAGCCGAGAAATTGGCATCCAATTCTTCGATTCACTTTTGGACACAAAGAAAATAG AACGATTCAACCCTCCGGGCAATGTCACTGTACGTTGCAACATGACGCACTGCCTCGTACAGTGGAAACAGCCCAGGACCTACCAGAAGCTGTCGTACCTGGACTTTCAGTACCAGCTGGACGTCCACAGAAAG aaTACCCAGCCTGGCACGGAAAACCTACTG ATTGATGTTTCTGGTGATTTGGAAAATAGATACAACTTTCCAAGCGCTGAGCCCAGAGCAAAACATAATGTGAAGATCAGAGCTGCAGATGTCCGCATCCTGAATTGGAGTTCGTGGAGTGAAGCTGCTGAATTTG ACGCAAACCTGTGTGTCTCTCTAGGCTCTGACGACAGAAACCTCAGCTCTGTGTACATTTATGTGCTCCTGATCGTGGGAACCCTTGTCTGTGGCATCGTCCTTGGCTTCCTCTTTAAAAG gtTCCTTAGGATACAGCGACTGTTCCCACCAGTTCCACAGATCAAAGACAAACTGAATGATAATCATGAGGTGGAAGACGAG
- the LOC129025982 gene encoding granulocyte-macrophage colony-stimulating factor receptor subunit alpha isoform X3 codes for MPWALPFPLTSTMLLLVTSLLLCELPHPAFLLIPEKSDPPTVVPASSLNVRFDSRTMNLSWDCQENTTFSRCFLTDKKNRVVEPRLNNNECSCTFREICLHGGVTFEVHVNTSQRGFQQKLLYLNSGREGTAAQNFSCFIYNVDFMNCTWARGPTAPRDVQYFLYIQNSKRRREIRCPYYMQDSGTHVGCHLDNLSGLTSRNYFLVNGTSREIGIQFFDSLLDTKKIERFNPPGNVTVRCNMTHCLVQWKQPRTYQKLSYLDFQYQLDVHRKNTQPGTENLLIDVSGDLENRYNFPSAEPRAKHNVKIRAADVRILNWSSWSEAAEFGSDDRNLSSVYIYVLLIVGTLVCGIVLGFLFKRFLRIQRLFPPVPQIKDKLNDNHEVEDEIIWEEFTPEEGKGYREEVLTVKEIT; via the exons ctcttcccttccctctgacCAGCACCATGCTTCTCCTGGTGACAAGccttctgctctgtgagttgCCACACCCAGCATTCCTCCTGATCCCAGAGAAATCGG ATCCACCAACAGTGGTACCAGCCTCTAGTCTCAATGTGAGGTTTGACTCCAGGACGATGAATTTAAGCTGGGACTGCCAAGAAAACACAACCTTCAGCAGGTGTTTCTTAACTGACAAGAAGAACAGAGTCGTGGAACCCAGG CTCAATAACAATGAATGTTCGTGCACATTTCGTGAAATTTGTCTGCATGGAGGAGTCACTTTTGAGGTTCACGTGAATACTAGCCAAAGAGGATTTCAGCAAAAACTGCTTTATCTAAATTCAG GAAGGGAGGGTACCGCTGCTCAGAATTTCTCCTGTTTCATCTACAATGTGGATTTCATGAACTGTACCTGGGCGAGGGGTCCGACGGCCCCCCGTGACGTCCAGTATTTTTTGTACATACAAAACTCAAA gagaaggagggagatCCGGTGTCCTTATTACATGCAAGACTCGGGAACCCATGTGGGATGTCACCTGGATAACCTGTCAGGATTAACGTCTCGCAATTACTTCCTGGTTAATGGAACCAGCCGAGAAATTGGCATCCAATTCTTCGATTCACTTTTGGACACAAAGAAAATAG AACGATTCAACCCTCCGGGCAATGTCACTGTACGTTGCAACATGACGCACTGCCTCGTACAGTGGAAACAGCCCAGGACCTACCAGAAGCTGTCGTACCTGGACTTTCAGTACCAGCTGGACGTCCACAGAAAG aaTACCCAGCCTGGCACGGAAAACCTACTG ATTGATGTTTCTGGTGATTTGGAAAATAGATACAACTTTCCAAGCGCTGAGCCCAGAGCAAAACATAATGTGAAGATCAGAGCTGCAGATGTCCGCATCCTGAATTGGAGTTCGTGGAGTGAAGCTGCTGAATTTG GCTCTGACGACAGAAACCTCAGCTCTGTGTACATTTATGTGCTCCTGATCGTGGGAACCCTTGTCTGTGGCATCGTCCTTGGCTTCCTCTTTAAAAG gtTCCTTAGGATACAGCGACTGTTCCCACCAGTTCCACAGATCAAAGACAAACTGAATGATAATCATGAGGTGGAAGACGAG
- the LOC129025982 gene encoding granulocyte-macrophage colony-stimulating factor receptor subunit alpha isoform X2 has product MPWALPFPLTSTMLLLVTSLLLCELPHPAFLLIPEKSDPPTVVPASSLNVRFDSRTMNLSWDCQENTTFSRCFLTDKKNRVVEPRLNNNECSCTFREICLHGGVTFEVHVNTSQRGFQQKLLYLNSGREGTAAQNFSCFIYNVDFMNCTWARGPTAPRDVQYFLYIQNSKRRREIRCPYYMQDSGTHVGCHLDNLSGLTSRNYFLVNGTSREIGIQFFDSLLDTKKIERFNPPGNVTVRCNMTHCLVQWKQPRTYQKLSYLDFQYQLDVHRKNTQPGTENLLIDVSGDLENRYNFPSAEPRAKHNVKIRAADVRILNWSSWSEAAEFDANLCVSLGSDDRNLSSVYIYVLLIVGTLVCGIVLGFLFKRFLRIQRLFPPVPQIKDKLNDNHEVEDEIIWEEFTPEEGKGYREEVLTVKEIT; this is encoded by the exons ctcttcccttccctctgacCAGCACCATGCTTCTCCTGGTGACAAGccttctgctctgtgagttgCCACACCCAGCATTCCTCCTGATCCCAGAGAAATCGG ATCCACCAACAGTGGTACCAGCCTCTAGTCTCAATGTGAGGTTTGACTCCAGGACGATGAATTTAAGCTGGGACTGCCAAGAAAACACAACCTTCAGCAGGTGTTTCTTAACTGACAAGAAGAACAGAGTCGTGGAACCCAGG CTCAATAACAATGAATGTTCGTGCACATTTCGTGAAATTTGTCTGCATGGAGGAGTCACTTTTGAGGTTCACGTGAATACTAGCCAAAGAGGATTTCAGCAAAAACTGCTTTATCTAAATTCAG GAAGGGAGGGTACCGCTGCTCAGAATTTCTCCTGTTTCATCTACAATGTGGATTTCATGAACTGTACCTGGGCGAGGGGTCCGACGGCCCCCCGTGACGTCCAGTATTTTTTGTACATACAAAACTCAAA gagaaggagggagatCCGGTGTCCTTATTACATGCAAGACTCGGGAACCCATGTGGGATGTCACCTGGATAACCTGTCAGGATTAACGTCTCGCAATTACTTCCTGGTTAATGGAACCAGCCGAGAAATTGGCATCCAATTCTTCGATTCACTTTTGGACACAAAGAAAATAG AACGATTCAACCCTCCGGGCAATGTCACTGTACGTTGCAACATGACGCACTGCCTCGTACAGTGGAAACAGCCCAGGACCTACCAGAAGCTGTCGTACCTGGACTTTCAGTACCAGCTGGACGTCCACAGAAAG aaTACCCAGCCTGGCACGGAAAACCTACTG ATTGATGTTTCTGGTGATTTGGAAAATAGATACAACTTTCCAAGCGCTGAGCCCAGAGCAAAACATAATGTGAAGATCAGAGCTGCAGATGTCCGCATCCTGAATTGGAGTTCGTGGAGTGAAGCTGCTGAATTTG ACGCAAACCTGTGTGTCTCTCTAGGCTCTGACGACAGAAACCTCAGCTCTGTGTACATTTATGTGCTCCTGATCGTGGGAACCCTTGTCTGTGGCATCGTCCTTGGCTTCCTCTTTAAAAG gtTCCTTAGGATACAGCGACTGTTCCCACCAGTTCCACAGATCAAAGACAAACTGAATGATAATCATGAGGTGGAAGACGAG